A window from Armatimonas rosea encodes these proteins:
- a CDS encoding phytanoyl-CoA dioxygenase family protein, which translates to MSTMETAPTLENRRTVPRILSDEQVAFFVENGYLVLERLVTDTEVEELRRDTAHLARGGYPCENLQPLPAELTDDEALRRILCIHQPHFISPVIEKYVKHEKICGALSQITAAHLPFWDGSVKCMQSMLFVKPPTFQGQAWHQDEIYIPTRDRSLIGAWIALDDATIENGCLWVIPGSHKAGYLYPQRKHDEAEEYDFAPQSYGFDESLAVPVEVPVGSVVFFNGYLLHKSLKNRSEVYRRVLVSHYMNAWSLLPWSVKDGESVATADRRNVIPVAGADPYAWKGYDNPPSNVWLRTCKATEELKRTDEPSE; encoded by the coding sequence ATGAGCACGATGGAGACGGCCCCGACGCTGGAGAACCGGCGGACGGTCCCGCGCATTTTAAGCGACGAGCAAGTGGCGTTTTTTGTAGAGAACGGCTACCTGGTTCTGGAGCGTCTGGTCACGGACACCGAGGTCGAGGAGCTGCGACGAGACACGGCGCACTTGGCGCGCGGCGGCTATCCTTGCGAGAACTTGCAGCCGCTCCCCGCGGAGCTCACTGATGACGAAGCGCTTCGGCGGATTCTCTGCATCCATCAGCCGCACTTTATCAGCCCGGTGATCGAGAAGTATGTCAAGCACGAGAAAATCTGCGGCGCTCTGAGCCAGATCACGGCGGCGCATCTCCCGTTCTGGGATGGCTCGGTCAAGTGCATGCAGTCGATGCTCTTTGTCAAGCCCCCCACGTTTCAAGGGCAGGCGTGGCACCAAGACGAGATCTACATCCCCACGCGAGACCGCTCGCTGATCGGGGCGTGGATCGCACTGGACGATGCGACTATCGAGAACGGCTGCCTCTGGGTGATTCCGGGCTCGCACAAGGCGGGCTATCTCTATCCCCAGCGCAAGCACGATGAGGCCGAGGAGTACGACTTCGCGCCCCAGAGCTACGGCTTCGACGAGAGCCTGGCCGTGCCGGTGGAGGTGCCGGTGGGAAGTGTCGTGTTCTTCAATGGGTATCTCCTGCATAAATCTCTTAAGAACCGGAGCGAGGTCTACCGGCGGGTTCTGGTGAGCCACTACATGAACGCCTGGAGCCTGCTTCCCTGGAGTGTCAAGGACGGCGAGTCGGTGGCGACGGCGGATCGGCGCAATGTGATCCCTGTGGCCGGGGCCGATCCCTACGCCTGGAAGGGCTACGACAATCCCCCCAGTAATGTCTGGCTAAGAACGTGCAAAGCCACCGAGGAACTAAAACGCACCGACGAACCGTCTGAGTAG
- a CDS encoding chloride channel protein encodes MRTRLKGLGKWGLLAAWVGGLAGVASAVFLKALYAATDFRVAHPALLFGLPLAGALVALLYQRLGNGTEAGTKLLLARIQEPDEPVAFRMAPLILLSTVVTHLFGGSAGREGTALQLGGAVASASQRLFRLPPDDQSLLLLCGLSGGFGSVFGTPWAGTIFALEVTRTGRPRVEALLPCGIAAFVGDFVCRRLGIHHHVYASATPFPTLTLPLLLWVVLAGGIFGGVSRLFTEGLHGVQALVRRLPIFWLRPALGGLLVIGLTYATGTRDYLGLGLPLLTRSFSPGGVVLGAFALKLLFTVVTLGTGFKGGEVTPLFCIGATLGAAFATVTGQPTGFFAALGFVAVFAGAARAPLACAVLGLELFGVAYALPLALACSLSALVASKRSIYAQ; translated from the coding sequence ATGCGGACGCGACTAAAAGGGCTAGGGAAGTGGGGCCTGCTTGCGGCATGGGTCGGGGGGCTTGCGGGAGTGGCATCGGCGGTCTTTCTCAAGGCACTCTACGCCGCCACGGATTTTCGTGTCGCGCACCCCGCTCTCTTATTCGGGCTTCCCTTGGCGGGGGCACTGGTCGCGCTTCTCTACCAGCGTCTCGGCAACGGCACGGAGGCGGGGACTAAGCTCCTCTTGGCGCGCATTCAGGAGCCCGACGAGCCCGTGGCCTTTCGGATGGCACCGCTCATTCTCCTCTCGACGGTTGTTACGCATCTCTTTGGTGGGTCGGCGGGCCGAGAGGGGACGGCGCTCCAGCTTGGGGGGGCGGTGGCAAGCGCCTCGCAGCGGCTCTTTCGGCTCCCTCCAGACGACCAGAGCCTGCTCTTGCTCTGCGGCCTGAGTGGGGGCTTTGGCTCGGTCTTTGGGACACCATGGGCGGGGACGATCTTTGCCCTAGAGGTGACACGCACGGGTAGGCCGCGCGTCGAGGCGCTGTTGCCCTGCGGGATCGCTGCCTTTGTGGGTGATTTTGTCTGCCGGAGGCTGGGGATTCACCACCATGTCTACGCCAGTGCGACGCCCTTTCCGACACTCACGCTGCCGCTCCTGCTCTGGGTTGTCCTCGCCGGCGGTATCTTTGGTGGGGTAAGTCGGCTCTTCACGGAAGGGCTACACGGGGTTCAGGCGCTCGTGCGGCGGCTTCCCATTTTCTGGCTCCGCCCGGCGCTGGGCGGGCTGCTGGTGATCGGGCTGACCTACGCCACGGGGACACGCGACTATCTCGGGCTGGGGTTGCCGCTCTTGACGCGCAGCTTCTCTCCGGGGGGCGTGGTGCTCGGGGCCTTTGCGCTGAAGCTTCTCTTCACGGTCGTGACCCTGGGGACGGGCTTCAAGGGCGGTGAGGTGACCCCGCTCTTTTGCATCGGGGCGACGCTTGGCGCTGCGTTTGCCACGGTTACGGGCCAGCCGACCGGGTTCTTTGCCGCGCTGGGCTTTGTCGCAGTCTTTGCGGGAGCCGCGCGTGCGCCGCTCGCCTGCGCGGTGTTGGGGCTGGAGCTCTTTGGAGTGGCCTACGCCCTGCCACTGGCGCTGGCGTGCTCGCTCAGTGCCTTGGTCGCCAGCAAGCGCAGCATCTACGCGCAGTAG
- a CDS encoding VTT domain-containing protein, producing the protein MAKILNMIIAWLQSLGPLAYGGLFLIIFIETGVVVMPFLPGDSLLFTVGALAAGEKPAFVLGVLYPLLMAAALLGDNCNYFLGKKFGRGLFNSPNSKIFKRENLTKTEAFFAKHGPKAIIMARFVPIVRTFMPFVAGMGAMTYGRFLAFSLAGAVLWVGLCITAGFFFGNMEVVKKNFELVLVGIILVSVLPMVFEFLQHRKQAKNEAPH; encoded by the coding sequence ATGGCTAAGATTCTCAATATGATCATCGCGTGGCTCCAGTCGCTGGGGCCGCTGGCGTACGGTGGGCTGTTTCTCATTATCTTTATCGAGACGGGCGTTGTTGTGATGCCGTTTCTCCCTGGCGACTCACTGCTCTTCACAGTGGGGGCGCTTGCCGCGGGCGAGAAGCCGGCGTTCGTGCTCGGAGTGCTCTATCCACTCCTGATGGCCGCCGCCCTGCTCGGAGATAACTGTAACTACTTCCTCGGGAAGAAGTTCGGGCGAGGGCTCTTTAACAGCCCTAACTCGAAGATCTTCAAGCGCGAGAACCTTACCAAGACCGAGGCGTTCTTTGCCAAGCACGGGCCCAAGGCAATCATCATGGCGCGCTTTGTGCCGATTGTGCGCACCTTCATGCCGTTTGTCGCGGGCATGGGCGCGATGACCTACGGGCGCTTTCTGGCCTTCTCGCTCGCCGGCGCGGTGCTCTGGGTGGGACTCTGCATCACAGCAGGCTTCTTCTTTGGCAATATGGAGGTGGTCAAGAAGAACTTCGAGCTGGTGCTGGTCGGGATTATCCTGGTCTCCGTGCTCCCGATGGTGTTTGAGTTCCTTCAGCACCGCAAGCAGGCAAAAAACGAAGCGCCGCACTAG
- a CDS encoding MFS transporter, which produces MTAPRYKWLVVGMLWFICFFNYADRLAIFSVFPLLQKELGFSKTELGLIGAAFTWVYALTAPFAGHVGDKMPRKMVILAGLYVWSLVTGLTAQCTRVIHFVLVRGAEGLGETFYFPASMALISDYHSPRTRSRAIGFHQTSIYAGTIAGGALAGWMGERYGWYSPFWVLAVAGILLGLVLQRFIHEPQRNQAEREEGERAEEGEPVAVPMRQFLREFAQTKTAVLLIVAYFGANLVGLVFLTWMPTFLTEKFHLKLAVAGLGATLFIQLASMGGSLLGGVVADKWSQTNAGGRILVQAVATLVGAPFIVLCGWTRDPWVLIVAMSCYGLCKGIYDSNLTAAFYDVIHPSRRSTATGLMNFLGWLGAGLGSLVIGVAVDHGVTMSAAISSTGLIYLGVAAILFRAARTRLA; this is translated from the coding sequence ATGACAGCGCCTCGCTACAAGTGGCTGGTCGTGGGGATGCTCTGGTTCATCTGCTTCTTCAACTACGCCGACCGGCTCGCGATCTTCTCGGTCTTCCCCCTGCTACAAAAAGAGCTGGGCTTCTCCAAGACCGAGCTGGGGCTGATCGGGGCGGCCTTCACCTGGGTCTACGCGCTGACCGCACCCTTTGCGGGGCACGTCGGGGATAAAATGCCCCGCAAGATGGTGATCCTGGCGGGGCTCTATGTCTGGAGCCTGGTGACCGGGCTGACGGCGCAGTGCACGCGGGTGATCCACTTTGTGCTGGTGCGTGGGGCCGAGGGGCTGGGGGAGACCTTTTATTTTCCCGCGTCGATGGCCCTCATCAGCGACTACCACAGCCCGCGGACCCGCTCCCGCGCGATCGGGTTCCACCAGACCAGCATCTACGCCGGGACGATCGCGGGCGGGGCACTGGCCGGCTGGATGGGGGAGCGCTACGGCTGGTACTCCCCGTTCTGGGTGCTGGCGGTCGCGGGAATTCTTCTGGGACTCGTGCTCCAGCGCTTTATCCACGAGCCACAGCGCAACCAGGCCGAGCGCGAGGAGGGGGAGCGTGCCGAGGAGGGCGAGCCAGTCGCCGTGCCGATGCGCCAGTTCCTGCGGGAGTTCGCCCAGACCAAGACCGCGGTCCTGCTGATTGTCGCCTACTTTGGCGCGAACCTGGTCGGGTTGGTCTTTCTGACCTGGATGCCGACTTTTCTCACCGAGAAGTTCCACCTCAAGCTCGCGGTGGCGGGGCTGGGAGCAACTCTCTTTATCCAGCTTGCCAGCATGGGCGGCTCGCTCTTAGGGGGCGTGGTCGCCGATAAATGGAGCCAGACCAATGCCGGGGGGCGGATTCTCGTGCAGGCGGTCGCGACCCTGGTCGGGGCCCCGTTTATCGTCCTCTGCGGCTGGACCCGCGACCCCTGGGTGCTGATTGTCGCGATGTCGTGCTACGGGCTCTGCAAGGGGATCTACGACTCCAACCTCACCGCCGCCTTCTACGATGTCATCCACCCGTCGCGGCGGAGCACCGCCACCGGCCTGATGAACTTCTTGGGCTGGCTCGGGGCGGGCCTGGGCTCGCTGGTGATCGGGGTCGCGGTCGATCATGGGGTGACCATGAGCGCCGCGATCTCCTCGACCGGGCTGATCTACCTCGGTGTCGCCGCGATTCTGTTTCGGGCCGCACGCACCCGGCTAGCGTAG
- a CDS encoding adenylate/guanylate cyclase domain-containing protein produces the protein MALRATLRTTILTATLTTLAATLIVVLGSTYHQWRVTSTDLSAQVIKRTSQVIERRMGRLLATAQTASTLAQTFVARHEATGLDFADLAPIGNDFHAVCTALPDISYLTLGIQNTGAYCQVQRRADGRLPIQLCTPPNSQALTHRREWLKRPDGTLQLLADDPHWKYDPRLRPYYQAAVKAGRATWTETYTFVDPDRGDIVGVTYATPRYDSQHRLRCVVSVDFTLEDITRFLRSVRLGETGFGFVVEEKASGSQVIASGSEAPDVLRAALARITRQAPGAALQTAQIRVKGADYLVSWRRLAEPDAPRWVVCTLTPQKELMGRVDASLRTTLYWVGLGGILGIVGSLWLAQGIARRLRKITREMDKARQLQLEPEPGLGKGRIVEVNQLGEGLERLKASLRSFERFVPTEYVRQLMISGKEAEPGGVRTELTVFFADLTGFTTIAESHAPEEAVAILSAFLELVSQEIARAEGVVDKYNGDEVMAFFHGQDHAKRACDAALRAQAAMARLRERRANPGLTMRIGLHTGEAILGVIGSAVRYNYTVLGDTVNAGKRLEGQNKVYKTPILLSDATNQQIAGGFLTRPVDILTVVGKSQALRVFELLDTAEDATPLQRALAEQTEQALTAYQRRDFAQARALCDSLLAEFPSDGPATVLRARADAFTQSPPPPDWDGVWRATEK, from the coding sequence ATGGCGCTCCGAGCAACGCTCCGCACGACAATCCTCACGGCAACCCTGACCACACTCGCGGCGACCCTGATTGTCGTGCTGGGCAGTACCTACCACCAGTGGCGAGTGACCTCCACGGACCTCTCCGCACAGGTCATCAAGCGAACGTCGCAGGTGATCGAGCGGCGCATGGGGCGACTCCTCGCCACCGCACAGACCGCCAGCACCCTCGCCCAGACCTTTGTCGCACGCCACGAGGCCACGGGGCTGGACTTCGCGGACTTGGCGCCTATCGGCAATGACTTTCACGCTGTCTGCACCGCCCTCCCCGATATCTCCTATCTCACGCTGGGCATCCAGAACACCGGGGCCTACTGCCAGGTGCAGCGCCGCGCCGATGGACGGCTGCCCATCCAGCTCTGCACGCCCCCCAATTCGCAGGCGCTCACCCACCGGCGAGAGTGGCTCAAGCGCCCCGACGGCACCCTCCAGCTCCTCGCCGACGATCCCCACTGGAAGTACGATCCGCGCCTGCGGCCCTACTACCAAGCGGCGGTAAAGGCAGGAAGAGCCACCTGGACCGAGACCTACACCTTTGTCGATCCCGACCGCGGCGACATTGTCGGTGTCACCTACGCAACCCCGCGCTACGACAGCCAGCACCGCCTCCGCTGCGTCGTCTCCGTGGACTTCACCCTGGAGGACATCACCCGCTTTCTGCGCAGTGTCCGGCTTGGCGAGACGGGCTTTGGCTTTGTGGTCGAGGAAAAAGCCAGCGGCTCCCAGGTGATCGCGAGCGGCAGCGAGGCCCCCGATGTGCTCAGGGCCGCACTCGCGCGGATCACCCGCCAGGCGCCCGGAGCGGCGCTACAGACCGCGCAGATTCGCGTCAAAGGCGCGGACTACCTGGTGAGCTGGCGGCGGCTTGCCGAGCCCGATGCCCCGCGCTGGGTGGTCTGCACGCTCACTCCCCAAAAAGAGCTGATGGGCCGTGTCGATGCGAGCCTACGAACGACACTCTACTGGGTCGGGCTGGGCGGCATTCTTGGTATCGTGGGAAGCCTCTGGCTGGCGCAGGGAATCGCACGCCGCCTCCGCAAGATCACCCGGGAGATGGACAAGGCCCGCCAGCTCCAGCTTGAGCCCGAGCCCGGCCTTGGCAAGGGGCGCATCGTGGAGGTCAACCAGCTCGGGGAGGGCCTGGAGCGCCTGAAGGCGAGCCTGCGGAGCTTTGAGCGCTTTGTCCCCACCGAGTATGTCCGCCAGCTGATGATCAGCGGCAAGGAGGCGGAGCCCGGCGGGGTCCGCACGGAGCTGACGGTCTTCTTCGCCGACCTGACGGGCTTCACGACAATCGCGGAGTCCCACGCGCCCGAGGAGGCGGTCGCGATCCTGAGCGCGTTTCTGGAGCTGGTCAGCCAGGAGATCGCACGCGCCGAGGGAGTTGTCGATAAGTACAACGGCGATGAGGTAATGGCCTTTTTCCATGGACAAGACCACGCAAAGCGCGCCTGCGACGCTGCCCTCCGCGCCCAAGCCGCGATGGCCCGCCTCCGAGAGCGCCGCGCCAACCCCGGCCTCACCATGCGTATCGGGCTCCACACGGGCGAGGCCATCCTTGGGGTGATCGGCAGTGCCGTGCGCTACAACTACACCGTCCTCGGCGACACGGTCAACGCCGGCAAGCGCCTGGAGGGCCAGAACAAGGTCTACAAAACCCCGATCCTGCTCAGTGACGCCACGAACCAGCAGATCGCGGGTGGCTTTCTCACACGCCCCGTGGACATCCTCACCGTGGTCGGTAAGTCGCAGGCACTCCGGGTCTTTGAGCTACTGGACACCGCCGAGGACGCCACGCCCCTGCAGCGCGCCCTTGCCGAGCAGACCGAGCAGGCACTCACTGCCTACCAGCGTCGCGACTTTGCCCAAGCTCGTGCCCTCTGCGACTCGCTACTTGCTGAATTTCCTAGCGATGGCCCCGCGACCGTTCTCCGCGCACGCGCCGATGCCTTCACACAGTCTCCCCCGCCACCCGACTGGGATGGGGTCTGGCGCGCCACGGAAAAGTAG
- a CDS encoding RecQ family ATP-dependent DNA helicase — protein sequence MNTNITQLLEKYFGFSAFRPGQEQVVETLLAGRSALAVFPTGGGKSLCYQLPALCFDGVTIVVSPLIALMKDQIDFLTARGIAAARLDSSLSLDEVKRIGDGLADGSLRLLYVSPERFNNERFLGQLQRTKISLFAIDEAHCISEWGHNFRPDYLKLADAAKRYGAERVLALTATATPQVVKDIHEAFGITPDDGIVTGFYRPNLELVTTPVTATERDTVLLRVLKQRPPGPTIVYVTLQKTAERLAELLSEAGLPAEPYHAGMEDEARSAVQERWMASDKGIVVATIAFGMGIDKSNVRYVYHYNLPKSLESYSQEIGRAGRDGQPSVCHILACLDDVPTLENFVFGDTPTRSALHSLLSDLLSRGLEFDIALYDLSVRHDIRQLVLKTILTYLELNGILRQGTPFYAAYEFRPLPGQTAKSIAAAFPEAHRTLVENIFEAATKGRLWYKLNPEDASLALAVERGRIVRVLEVLEERGHIELRTADVRQRFYRLNPSDDTEALTDELDSRFALREKNELARLAKVVKLIGLGSCQTNALTGYFGERRTTPCGHCSFCLTGEAQRLPESTPPHPIPASLRDELTALRDAHPDALREDRQLARFLCGISSPAVSKARIGRHKCFGILEDHPFGAVLGWLSTEL from the coding sequence ATGAACACAAACATTACACAGCTCCTCGAAAAATACTTTGGCTTCTCCGCGTTCCGCCCGGGCCAAGAACAAGTGGTGGAGACCCTGCTGGCGGGGCGCTCGGCGCTGGCGGTCTTTCCCACGGGGGGCGGCAAGTCCCTGTGCTACCAGCTCCCGGCGCTCTGCTTCGACGGCGTGACAATCGTGGTCTCGCCGCTGATCGCCCTGATGAAGGACCAGATCGACTTTCTCACCGCGCGGGGAATCGCCGCCGCGCGCCTGGACTCGTCGCTGAGCCTCGATGAGGTGAAGCGTATCGGGGATGGGCTGGCCGATGGCTCGCTCAGGCTGCTCTATGTCTCGCCGGAGCGCTTCAACAACGAGCGCTTTCTCGGGCAGCTCCAGCGCACGAAGATCTCGCTGTTTGCTATCGACGAAGCCCACTGTATCTCGGAGTGGGGGCACAACTTCCGCCCGGACTACCTCAAGCTCGCCGATGCCGCCAAGCGCTACGGCGCGGAGCGGGTGCTGGCGCTCACAGCCACGGCGACTCCGCAAGTCGTGAAAGACATCCACGAGGCCTTTGGGATCACGCCAGACGACGGGATCGTGACGGGGTTCTACCGCCCGAACTTAGAGCTAGTGACGACACCGGTCACGGCCACCGAGCGCGACACCGTGCTCCTGCGCGTCCTCAAGCAGCGCCCGCCCGGCCCGACCATTGTCTATGTCACGCTCCAAAAGACCGCCGAGCGCCTCGCCGAGCTACTTAGCGAAGCGGGCCTCCCCGCCGAGCCCTACCACGCCGGGATGGAGGACGAGGCGCGCAGCGCGGTGCAGGAGCGCTGGATGGCGTCGGACAAGGGAATCGTGGTGGCGACAATCGCCTTTGGCATGGGGATCGACAAGAGCAATGTCCGCTATGTTTACCACTACAACCTGCCCAAGTCGCTGGAGAGCTACAGCCAGGAGATCGGGCGCGCCGGGCGGGACGGGCAGCCGTCGGTGTGCCATATCCTCGCCTGCCTCGACGATGTCCCAACTCTGGAGAACTTTGTCTTTGGCGACACCCCCACACGTAGCGCACTCCACTCACTCCTCAGTGATCTGCTCAGCCGCGGCCTCGAGTTCGATATCGCCCTCTACGACCTCAGTGTCCGCCACGATATCCGCCAGCTCGTGCTCAAGACTATCCTGACGTACCTAGAGCTCAATGGCATCCTGCGCCAGGGGACGCCGTTCTACGCTGCCTACGAGTTCCGCCCCCTGCCCGGCCAGACCGCCAAGAGCATCGCCGCCGCCTTCCCCGAGGCGCACCGCACGCTGGTGGAGAACATCTTCGAGGCGGCGACCAAGGGCCGGCTCTGGTACAAGCTCAACCCGGAAGACGCCTCTCTGGCACTCGCCGTCGAGCGTGGGAGGATAGTCCGCGTGCTGGAAGTCCTCGAAGAGCGCGGCCATATCGAGCTCCGCACCGCCGATGTGCGCCAGCGCTTCTACCGGCTCAACCCCAGCGACGATACCGAGGCCCTCACCGACGAGCTGGATAGTCGCTTTGCCCTGCGGGAGAAAAACGAGCTTGCGCGCCTCGCCAAGGTCGTGAAGCTCATCGGGCTGGGGAGCTGCCAGACCAACGCCCTTACTGGCTACTTCGGCGAGCGGCGCACAACACCCTGCGGCCACTGCTCCTTCTGCCTGACGGGCGAGGCCCAGCGCCTCCCCGAGTCCACCCCGCCCCACCCGATTCCTGCCAGCCTCCGCGACGAGCTCACCGCCCTCCGCGACGCGCACCCCGATGCCCTCCGCGAAGACCGCCAGCTCGCCCGCTTCCTCTGTGGCATCTCCAGCCCCGCTGTCTCCAAGGCCCGAATCGGCCGCCACAAGTGCTTCGGCATCCTCGAAGACCACCCGTTTGGAGCAGTGCTGGGGTGGCTTAGCACGGAGCTGTAG
- a CDS encoding M20 metallopeptidase family protein has translation MSTHTELHNQVAAILPQIVAFRHDLHAHPELSGSEDNTARKVSEALTAAGIAHETKLGGMNGIVATIHGGKGTGKTIALRGDMDALPITEENEVPYKSQNPGVMHACGHDGHTANLLGTALVLNALKDTFAGTVKLFFQPAEETVSGAETMVKAGCMNGVDAVLMLHGWPDFAPGVLGLRVGPAMASSDSWKLTIHGKGGHAAYPHKTVDPVLIGAQLVTALQSLVSRELSPVEPVVVTVASFHAGTARNIIAEKAELLGTVRTLNKAIRDSMPERMERIIKGICESFRATYTFEFTPGTPPVINDSSVIALVREVGEELFGTSNVVELSEPTMGAEDFSFYLEHAPGAMVRLGTGCPYLLHTPKYDFGDAPLETGILLMTETARRFLGA, from the coding sequence ATGTCTACGCACACCGAGCTCCATAACCAAGTCGCGGCGATCCTGCCGCAGATTGTCGCGTTTCGTCACGATCTCCACGCCCATCCCGAGCTCTCGGGGAGCGAGGACAACACGGCGCGCAAGGTCTCGGAGGCGCTGACGGCGGCGGGGATCGCGCATGAGACCAAGCTTGGGGGGATGAACGGGATTGTCGCGACCATCCACGGTGGCAAGGGCACCGGGAAAACCATTGCCCTGCGCGGGGACATGGACGCGCTCCCGATCACCGAGGAGAACGAGGTTCCCTACAAGAGCCAGAATCCTGGGGTGATGCACGCGTGCGGCCACGACGGCCACACGGCGAACTTGCTGGGGACGGCGCTGGTCTTGAATGCTCTCAAAGACACCTTTGCCGGAACCGTGAAGCTCTTCTTTCAGCCCGCCGAGGAGACCGTCAGCGGCGCGGAGACCATGGTGAAGGCGGGGTGCATGAACGGCGTGGACGCCGTGCTCATGCTCCACGGTTGGCCGGACTTCGCCCCCGGCGTGCTCGGTCTGCGGGTCGGCCCCGCGATGGCATCGTCGGACTCGTGGAAGCTGACGATCCACGGCAAGGGCGGCCACGCGGCCTACCCGCACAAGACGGTCGATCCGGTCTTGATCGGGGCGCAGCTGGTCACGGCCCTCCAGAGCCTGGTGAGCCGCGAGCTCTCCCCGGTCGAGCCGGTGGTGGTGACGGTCGCGAGCTTCCACGCCGGAACCGCGCGCAATATTATCGCCGAGAAGGCCGAGCTGCTGGGAACGGTCCGCACGCTGAACAAAGCGATCCGAGACTCGATGCCCGAGCGCATGGAGCGCATCATCAAGGGCATCTGCGAGAGCTTCCGCGCCACCTACACCTTTGAGTTCACGCCCGGCACCCCGCCCGTCATCAACGACTCCAGCGTGATCGCGCTGGTCCGTGAGGTCGGGGAGGAGCTGTTTGGCACGTCGAATGTGGTCGAGCTCTCCGAGCCCACGATGGGCGCCGAGGACTTCTCGTTCTATCTGGAGCACGCCCCCGGCGCGATGGTCCGCCTCGGCACAGGCTGCCCGTACCTGCTCCACACCCCCAAGTACGACTTCGGCGATGCCCCCCTGGAGACCGGGATTCTCCTCATGACCGAGACCGCCCGCCGCTTCCTGGGAGCGTAG
- a CDS encoding sodium:solute symporter, translating into MGLFIDGTIILLYFVAISAIGLYMGRREKNLKDFALGGRQVPWWAVMASIIAAETSAATFLGAPGEGFEKRSLAYVQLTLGVVIGRWVVATVFLKPYYAYRVYTVYDYLAIRFGPRTKSFVSMLFLIMRTLASGTRLFIPSLVMVLAWKLFAEHGGTTVAFQQVDTVGPYLVAIITLTILTAFYTAKGGIKAVIWTDVVQACLMFGSALIAIATLLNHIGGFDALVKAVPAMQSHEGYFVTGFEPHLVAEWQSANKHVGPMGFLDYIKLIFTGDYTIFSALFGATMMNIAMFGTDQDMVQRMLTAETHQKAKRSLLTAAFMDIPIAAVFTFIGILLYVYYQQVPANQPKANSDIFGAYILNVMPVGIRGLVLAGVFATAMGSLSAALNALATSATNDWYVPALARRGKYTDEAAMQGARGFTVLFAVLMVLVASVFAYMKVKNPDIRIIPVVLGIAGYIVGPMLGVFLLGMFTKDRGSDKGNLLAISVGLLMTGFLGDLHIKVLDPLGIKIAHPAWLPTISFTWFALIGSLTVFLVGVWFKTPPEVLAAAQRKADNADGDDDHLPPSLRTETEE; encoded by the coding sequence ATGGGACTCTTCATTGACGGGACGATCATCCTGCTCTACTTTGTGGCGATCTCCGCGATTGGGCTCTACATGGGCCGCCGGGAGAAGAACCTCAAGGACTTTGCCCTCGGCGGGCGGCAGGTGCCTTGGTGGGCGGTGATGGCCTCGATCATTGCGGCGGAGACCAGCGCGGCGACCTTCCTGGGCGCACCCGGCGAGGGCTTTGAGAAGCGGAGCCTAGCCTATGTGCAGCTCACGCTCGGGGTGGTGATCGGGCGCTGGGTGGTGGCGACGGTCTTTCTGAAGCCCTACTACGCCTACCGCGTCTACACGGTCTACGATTACTTGGCGATCCGCTTTGGGCCGCGCACCAAGAGCTTTGTCTCGATGCTCTTTCTCATCATGCGCACCCTAGCCTCCGGGACCCGGCTGTTTATTCCGTCGCTGGTGATGGTCCTGGCCTGGAAGCTCTTCGCGGAGCACGGGGGGACGACGGTCGCGTTCCAGCAGGTGGACACGGTCGGGCCATACCTCGTGGCCATCATCACGCTGACCATCCTCACCGCGTTCTACACGGCCAAGGGCGGGATCAAGGCGGTGATCTGGACCGATGTCGTGCAGGCGTGCCTGATGTTCGGCTCCGCACTGATCGCAATCGCCACCCTGCTGAATCATATCGGGGGCTTCGATGCGCTGGTAAAGGCCGTCCCGGCGATGCAGTCCCACGAGGGGTACTTTGTCACCGGCTTCGAGCCCCACCTAGTCGCCGAGTGGCAGAGCGCCAACAAGCATGTCGGGCCGATGGGGTTTCTGGACTACATCAAGCTGATCTTCACCGGCGACTACACGATCTTTAGCGCGCTCTTCGGGGCGACCATGATGAATATCGCCATGTTCGGCACGGACCAGGACATGGTGCAGCGCATGCTCACCGCCGAGACCCACCAGAAAGCCAAGCGCAGCCTGCTCACCGCGGCGTTCATGGACATCCCGATCGCGGCGGTGTTCACGTTTATCGGCATCCTGCTCTATGTCTACTACCAGCAGGTGCCCGCCAACCAGCCCAAGGCCAACTCGGATATCTTTGGGGCCTACATCCTCAATGTGATGCCGGTGGGGATTCGCGGCCTCGTTCTGGCGGGGGTCTTTGCCACCGCGATGGGCTCGCTCTCGGCGGCGCTCAATGCCCTCGCCACCAGCGCCACCAACGACTGGTATGTCCCGGCGCTCGCGCGGCGTGGGAAGTACACCGACGAGGCCGCGATGCAGGGGGCGCGCGGCTTTACCGTGCTCTTTGCCGTGCTCATGGTGCTGGTAGCGAGCGTCTTTGCCTACATGAAGGTGAAGAACCCGGACATTCGTATCATCCCGGTGGTGCTGGGGATCGCGGGCTATATCGTGGGGCCGATGCTGGGGGTGTTCCTGCTGGGGATGTTCACCAAGGACCGGGGCTCGGACAAGGGCAACCTGCTGGCGATCTCGGTGGGGCTGCTCATGACGGGCTTTCTGGGCGACCTACACATCAAGGTGCTCGACCCGCTGGGCATCAAGATCGCGCACCCGGCCTGGCTCCCGACCATCTCCTTTACCTGGTTTGCGCTGATCGGCTCGCTGACGGTCTTCTTGGTCGGGGTGTGGTTCAAGACCCCGCCGGAGGTGCTCGCCGCTGCACAGCGCAAGGCCGACAACGCCGACGGCGACGACGACCACCTGCCGCCATCGCTGCGCACCGAGACCGAGGAGTAG